One part of the Pyrinomonadaceae bacterium genome encodes these proteins:
- a CDS encoding DUF4920 domain-containing protein, with the protein MKTFIASLLIVACSALAGVTAYQDNKHSKEKGQGSGNTMTAAEAMSAGGGRIKRGEPIGKSPAVAFADVLKDPAKFAGKRVIIEGVVERVCKMQGCWMQIAPKAGAAGVRVSFLDHKFFVPKDSDGLKFMAEGEFSVKVLSKEEADHLVEDGAKIARNADGTSDEISFVATGVELWK; encoded by the coding sequence ATGAAAACATTTATAGCGTCGCTCCTGATTGTCGCCTGCTCCGCGCTCGCCGGGGTTACGGCCTACCAGGACAACAAACACTCGAAAGAGAAGGGGCAGGGGTCTGGGAATACTATGACGGCTGCCGAGGCGATGAGCGCCGGAGGCGGCCGCATCAAGCGCGGCGAGCCGATCGGTAAATCACCCGCAGTGGCTTTCGCCGACGTTTTGAAAGATCCGGCGAAATTCGCAGGCAAGCGCGTGATTATCGAGGGCGTCGTCGAGCGCGTTTGCAAAATGCAGGGCTGCTGGATGCAGATCGCGCCCAAGGCGGGAGCTGCGGGCGTTCGCGTCAGCTTTCTGGATCACAAATTCTTCGTCCCGAAAGATTCAGACGGTCTAAAATTCATGGCCGAGGGCGAATTCAGCGTCAAAGTCCTGAGCAAGGAGGAAGCCGACCACCTGGTCGAGGATGGCGCGAAAATAGCGCGGAACGCCGACGGCACCTCCGACGAAATCAGTTTCGTGGCCACAGGGGTTGAGCTTTGGAAGTGA
- a CDS encoding TolC family protein: protein MKVSSNIATLTLLLTVWVLAAGSVVAQTPTPRPTPVNPATQPPGQDPLPTPAPNAPPGTQPISPQSPPGVLVQPTPVPTPFDPTLPDPREPNFPVQQAQPLLPMPDLSRVGIISSNILSLSLNDAIRKALQNNNEIEIARDDVRFAETQLRGLYGVYDPLFSITPQIIHNITPQQSSLGGGGAAGTTTTTIFNFSPQVTKYFERGGGNYTLSFANSRQTTNNSFSSLSPFYSSNLALQFNQPLFRNRSIDLNRRSIKIQKKFIQQTDSDFRQRTIQIISQVQAAYWNLVFALRNQQNQLESLNVARQNMRNIEAQIEAGAKAPLDRAQVQTDISLRESLLFTATQNVSISENSLKQLMLRDPAAPEWTAQITPTDTPVLDLSPVNLQLALDEAHKNRPEIRRLNLQKEINSIDIDFYKNQTKPQVDLNGTFALTGLAGSPCDPVTNTRCTPPPTNLVGGYGKDIRNLFSGDTRNLTVGVTISFPFKNRTAEANLAGARIQRDQLEASFRSQDQAIEMDVRNAAQAVDTARRRVLTSRMARESAEQQLAGEEKLYEVGRSTTFLLLSRQNELTFARTNELQAQTDYNKALADLQRATGSTLRINNITVEPTKE from the coding sequence ATGAAAGTCTCTTCAAACATCGCGACGTTAACCCTGTTGCTGACAGTTTGGGTTCTGGCTGCAGGCAGCGTGGTTGCGCAAACGCCGACCCCGCGACCGACGCCGGTTAACCCTGCAACGCAACCGCCCGGGCAGGATCCTTTACCGACGCCCGCGCCGAATGCGCCGCCGGGAACGCAACCAATTTCGCCACAGTCGCCACCGGGAGTTCTCGTGCAGCCGACGCCAGTTCCGACGCCGTTCGATCCGACATTGCCTGATCCGCGCGAGCCGAATTTCCCGGTGCAGCAGGCGCAGCCGTTGTTGCCGATGCCGGATCTCTCGCGGGTGGGAATCATCAGCAGCAACATCCTGAGCCTTTCGCTGAACGATGCGATTCGTAAGGCGCTGCAGAACAACAACGAGATCGAAATCGCACGCGACGACGTTCGCTTTGCTGAGACGCAACTGCGCGGCCTGTACGGTGTGTACGATCCGCTGTTCAGCATCACGCCGCAGATAATTCATAACATCACGCCGCAGCAAAGCAGCCTCGGCGGCGGCGGCGCGGCCGGTACGACGACCACGACGATTTTCAACTTCAGCCCGCAGGTCACTAAGTATTTCGAGCGCGGCGGGGGCAACTACACGCTGAGCTTCGCGAATTCGCGGCAGACGACAAATAATTCGTTCAGCTCCCTAAGTCCCTTCTACTCGTCGAACCTGGCGCTGCAATTCAACCAGCCGCTGTTTCGAAATCGCAGCATCGATCTCAATCGCCGCTCGATCAAGATTCAGAAGAAGTTCATTCAGCAAACCGATTCTGATTTTCGGCAGCGAACGATTCAGATTATTTCGCAGGTGCAGGCCGCTTACTGGAACCTGGTGTTTGCGCTGCGCAATCAGCAGAACCAGCTCGAGAGTCTGAACGTCGCGCGGCAGAACATGCGCAATATCGAAGCGCAGATTGAAGCCGGCGCGAAGGCTCCCCTCGATCGCGCACAGGTGCAGACCGACATTTCATTGCGCGAGTCGCTACTTTTCACCGCCACGCAAAACGTTTCTATCTCAGAGAACTCTTTAAAGCAGTTGATGCTGCGCGACCCGGCCGCGCCCGAATGGACCGCGCAGATTACGCCGACTGATACCCCGGTGCTCGACTTGTCGCCGGTGAATCTGCAACTCGCGCTCGATGAAGCGCACAAAAACCGGCCTGAGATTCGGCGGCTAAACCTGCAGAAAGAAATTAACTCGATCGACATCGACTTCTATAAAAACCAGACGAAGCCGCAAGTCGATTTGAATGGCACATTCGCGCTGACCGGTCTGGCCGGGTCGCCCTGCGATCCGGTCACAAACACTCGCTGTACGCCGCCACCGACGAATCTCGTCGGCGGTTACGGAAAGGACATCCGCAACTTGTTCAGCGGCGACACGCGCAACCTGACGGTTGGGGTGACGATTTCATTCCCGTTCAAGAATCGAACTGCGGAAGCAAATCTCGCCGGCGCGCGCATTCAACGCGATCAGCTGGAGGCTTCGTTCCGTTCTCAGGACCAGGCAATCGAGATGGACGTTCGCAACGCGGCGCAGGCGGTGGACACTGCACGTCGCCGCGTCCTGACTTCACGAATGGCAAGAGAGAGCGCTGAGCAACAGCTCGCCGGCGAAGAGAAACTGTACGAAGTCGGCCGCTCGACCACGTTCCTGCTGCTCTCGCGGCAGAACGAACTGACTTTCGCCCGAACCAACGAACTCCAGGCGCAGACTGATTACAACAAGGCGCTCGCGGATCTTCAGCGGGCGACGGGCTCGACGCTCCGCATCAACAATATTACGGTTGAGCCTACCAAGGAGTAG
- a CDS encoding glycosyltransferase family 2 protein — protein MKISACIITFNEEENIHAACESVSWADEIVVVDSESTDATAEIARTCGARVLFNKWPGFAKQKQFATDAATHEWVLSLDADERVSPELESSIAALRRRPQTAWADGYRLARRTFYMGRWIRGGGWYPDFQLRLFDRRHGSWGDRLIHESFAMNSGSRVETLSGDLLHYTVRDAAHHQQMIEERYAPLGAQQMLRDGKRTSSLQAAVAGPSAFVRSYILKSGFRDGSAGLMIAKFAARHASLKHRLLLDLQDRRDEG, from the coding sequence ATGAAAATCTCCGCCTGCATCATCACCTTCAACGAAGAAGAAAATATTCACGCCGCTTGTGAATCGGTTTCTTGGGCGGACGAGATTGTCGTCGTCGATTCCGAATCCACCGATGCGACCGCTGAAATCGCCCGCACTTGCGGGGCGCGGGTCCTCTTCAACAAATGGCCCGGATTTGCGAAGCAGAAGCAATTCGCGACTGATGCGGCCACTCACGAATGGGTCCTAAGCCTCGATGCAGATGAGCGCGTCTCGCCGGAACTCGAATCATCAATTGCAGCTTTGCGCCGCCGGCCGCAGACGGCTTGGGCAGACGGCTATCGGCTCGCGCGGCGGACGTTTTATATGGGCCGCTGGATTCGCGGCGGTGGCTGGTACCCGGATTTTCAACTGCGCCTTTTTGATCGGCGGCACGGAAGCTGGGGCGACCGATTGATTCACGAATCCTTCGCGATGAACTCAGGGTCCAGAGTCGAAACACTTTCCGGGGACTTGCTTCACTACACAGTGCGCGACGCCGCCCATCATCAGCAGATGATTGAAGAGCGCTATGCGCCGCTTGGCGCGCAGCAGATGCTTCGCGATGGCAAGCGCACGTCTTCGCTGCAAGCCGCCGTCGCCGGCCCGTCAGCGTTCGTGCGCAGCTACATCTTGAAATCCGGTTTTCGCGACGGCTCAGCGGGACTGATGATCGCAAAGTTTGCGGCGCGTCATGCGTCACTGAAGCATCGGCTGCTCCTGGACCTTCAGGATCGGCGCGATGAGGGGTGA
- a CDS encoding prepilin peptidase has protein sequence MSLLAIENVLDVPLPIVAAFTGILGAIIGSFLNVVIHRIPLEQSIVFPNSACPSCRTPLRAYDNIPILSFLILRGRCRSCRNPISVRYPIVEALTALLFAAVALRDGISYALPFDLAFVAALIALIFIDAEHMILPNVITYPGIIFAVLTRIALPYLVGPEQFDDLPGLLARMPQLPVWAVSLIGAGIGALVGGGSLWLMGFLWEKLRGVEAMGLGDVKMMFMVGAYLGWRLAVLTIFFGVFTGSFAGIAMMAKRGRNMQMMLPFGIFLGIGAIFCLFFGHRIIEWYASQF, from the coding sequence ATGAGCCTGTTGGCGATCGAGAACGTCCTGGACGTGCCGCTGCCAATCGTGGCCGCGTTCACGGGCATTCTCGGCGCCATCATCGGTAGTTTCCTCAACGTCGTCATTCACCGGATCCCGCTTGAACAATCGATAGTCTTTCCGAATTCTGCGTGCCCGTCGTGTCGCACGCCTCTGCGCGCGTACGACAACATTCCAATTCTGAGCTTCTTAATCCTGCGGGGCCGCTGCCGCTCGTGCCGCAATCCCATTTCCGTCCGTTATCCAATCGTCGAGGCGTTGACCGCGCTCCTCTTCGCTGCCGTCGCCCTGCGTGACGGCATTTCGTATGCGCTGCCATTCGATCTGGCTTTCGTGGCAGCACTTATCGCGCTGATCTTTATCGACGCCGAGCACATGATTCTGCCGAACGTGATCACTTATCCCGGGATCATTTTCGCCGTGCTGACGCGCATTGCGCTGCCTTATCTCGTCGGACCCGAGCAGTTCGATGATTTGCCGGGGTTGTTAGCGCGGATGCCGCAGCTTCCGGTGTGGGCCGTCTCGCTGATTGGCGCCGGTATCGGCGCGCTGGTTGGTGGCGGCTCGCTTTGGCTGATGGGATTTCTGTGGGAGAAGCTGCGCGGGGTTGAGGCGATGGGGCTCGGCGACGTCAAGATGATGTTCATGGTCGGCGCCTATCTTGGATGGCGCCTGGCGGTGCTCACAATCTTCTTCGGCGTTTTTACCGGCTCTTTCGCCGGCATCGCAATGATGGCCAAGCGCGGACGCAACATGCAGATGATGCTGCCGTTCGGAATCTTCCTGGGCATTGGCGCCATCTTCTGCCTGTTCTTCGGTCATCGCATCATCGAATGGTACGCGTCGCAGTTTTGA
- a CDS encoding ATP-binding protein yields MRISGRQLSLTLLAAALLLAAVFIFAVFAFAPEVAGVYQPFLLTSFIVALFISLVAIAWLLRGILRPYNQLISEAERVPVARSGKTQNEAAFVLETFQSVVAQLQAQQQELERLTAEASQRADSAELFSERIVASMPTGLIAFDLSGKATVANSPAHVLFDSNMKLEGEHFRTIFRDVPALANLVDACLSSGQIFRREEIEANASPQAKRLGATVAPIDPSATGSKGALCLITDITEVTQLREQVALKQNLASLGEMSAGLAHEFKNAMAALHGYAQFLQSIDTDERTKGAADALLQEVRNLSEMTTAFLNFAKPQPLQLEEISLGELIDDCARELAPLFEQRRVDFATNYSQGSLDVRADPRLLRQALLNLIRNAAEAIPEEQKDRRVVVEAANDVVEGNGWVAASIRDTGPGIDETDLPKVFIPFFTTKASGHGIGLPLAHRIVTQHGGTLSAANVPHGGALFTLRLPAN; encoded by the coding sequence ATGCGAATTAGCGGGCGGCAACTTTCGCTCACCCTCCTGGCGGCGGCGTTGCTGCTGGCTGCGGTCTTCATCTTCGCGGTCTTCGCTTTCGCTCCTGAGGTGGCGGGCGTCTACCAGCCGTTCCTGCTTACGAGTTTTATCGTCGCACTCTTCATTAGTCTGGTAGCCATCGCGTGGCTGCTGCGCGGAATTCTCCGCCCCTACAACCAACTAATCAGCGAAGCCGAGCGCGTGCCCGTCGCGCGATCCGGCAAGACGCAAAATGAAGCGGCGTTCGTGCTTGAAACATTTCAGTCCGTCGTCGCCCAACTTCAGGCGCAACAGCAGGAGTTGGAGCGCCTGACCGCGGAAGCGAGCCAGCGCGCGGATTCGGCCGAACTTTTTAGCGAGCGGATCGTCGCCAGCATGCCGACGGGTCTGATTGCCTTCGACTTGTCGGGGAAAGCGACGGTCGCAAACTCGCCGGCGCACGTGTTGTTCGACAGCAACATGAAACTCGAGGGCGAACACTTTCGAACTATCTTCCGCGACGTGCCCGCGCTGGCGAATTTGGTTGATGCCTGCCTCAGCAGCGGTCAGATTTTTCGCCGTGAAGAAATCGAGGCAAACGCTTCACCCCAAGCGAAGCGGCTGGGCGCCACCGTCGCGCCGATTGATCCTTCGGCCACGGGTTCGAAAGGCGCGCTTTGCTTGATCACAGACATCACCGAAGTCACGCAATTGCGTGAACAGGTCGCGTTAAAGCAGAACCTGGCGAGCCTGGGTGAAATGTCCGCCGGTCTGGCGCACGAATTCAAGAATGCGATGGCGGCGCTGCACGGCTACGCGCAGTTCCTGCAAAGCATCGACACTGACGAACGCACTAAGGGCGCTGCGGATGCACTGCTTCAGGAAGTGCGGAATCTTTCCGAGATGACCACGGCTTTCTTGAATTTCGCAAAGCCACAGCCTTTGCAGCTTGAGGAGATTTCGCTGGGCGAATTGATCGATGACTGCGCGCGCGAACTGGCGCCGTTGTTTGAGCAAAGACGGGTGGACTTCGCGACGAACTATTCGCAAGGGAGCCTGGATGTACGCGCCGATCCCAGGCTGCTGCGGCAAGCGCTTTTAAATCTCATACGCAACGCAGCTGAAGCGATTCCGGAGGAGCAGAAAGATCGCCGGGTCGTGGTTGAGGCCGCAAACGACGTTGTTGAGGGAAACGGCTGGGTAGCAGCGAGCATCCGTGACACGGGGCCGGGAATTGATGAGACGGACCTTCCCAAAGTTTTCATTCCCTTCTTCACTACCAAAGCCTCCGGGCACGGAATCGGTTTGCCGCTGGCGCATCGCATCGTAACTCAGCACGGTGGCACGCTCAGCGCTGCAAATGTACCCCACGGCGGAGCGCTTTTCACTCTACGATTGCCCGCCAACTAG
- a CDS encoding DUF763 domain-containing protein, whose protein sequence is MKRSGVADLPLHGGRVPEWLAQRMTALGTAITEAIIHDYGASAFISRLSDPFWFQALGAVMGMDWHSSGVTTSVMGALKRGLAPKADELGIYICGGRGRFSRNTPSELRSISNRRGFDGESLVRTSRLTARIDNNAIADGFQIYLHSFVVTADGEWAVVQQGLNDATGMARRYHWHSAAVRDFVEEPHTGIVGEHQGTIMNLVDASAKPAQKAMLDVAQQQPDRTLGEIRHLRMPAHHDVRAPDVNRKRLGAVLAVAYERDLHNFAELLLLEKLGPRTLQSLALVAEVIHGAPTRFDDPARFSFAHGGKDGHPFPVPLKTYDESINFLQGALDRAKAVSSPTSRDSDRINLDFGQEKLQALRRLERFTRAVEKRMKPDADFDALMKHEHVISASLDGRTVFDDSPARNYFVGKKRQPTLF, encoded by the coding sequence ATGAAACGCTCGGGAGTCGCCGATCTTCCATTGCACGGAGGCCGTGTGCCTGAATGGTTGGCGCAGCGGATGACGGCTCTGGGAACGGCGATCACCGAAGCGATCATTCACGATTACGGCGCGTCCGCGTTTATTTCACGATTGAGCGATCCGTTTTGGTTTCAGGCGCTTGGCGCAGTGATGGGAATGGACTGGCATTCGTCCGGCGTGACGACTTCGGTCATGGGCGCGCTGAAACGCGGGCTCGCGCCTAAGGCCGACGAATTGGGCATCTACATCTGCGGCGGCCGGGGCCGGTTTTCGCGAAACACACCGAGTGAATTGCGCTCGATCTCCAATCGTCGTGGGTTCGATGGTGAATCACTGGTGCGCACCAGCCGTTTGACCGCACGCATCGACAACAACGCAATTGCCGATGGCTTTCAGATCTATTTGCACAGTTTCGTGGTGACTGCTGACGGCGAGTGGGCGGTGGTGCAGCAGGGCTTGAACGACGCCACCGGCATGGCGCGCCGGTATCACTGGCACTCGGCGGCGGTAAGGGATTTTGTCGAAGAACCGCACACAGGGATCGTCGGCGAGCACCAGGGTACAATCATGAATCTCGTCGACGCGAGTGCGAAGCCGGCGCAGAAAGCGATGCTCGATGTGGCGCAGCAGCAACCGGACAGAACCCTCGGCGAGATTCGCCATCTCCGGATGCCTGCGCATCATGATGTGCGCGCGCCAGACGTGAACCGGAAACGACTAGGCGCCGTGCTCGCGGTTGCTTACGAACGCGACCTGCACAACTTTGCCGAGTTACTGCTGTTGGAAAAGCTCGGACCGCGAACTCTTCAATCGCTTGCCTTAGTTGCCGAAGTCATTCACGGCGCGCCCACGCGCTTCGACGATCCGGCGCGCTTTTCATTTGCACACGGCGGGAAAGATGGGCATCCGTTTCCCGTACCGCTGAAAACGTACGACGAATCGATAAACTTCCTGCAGGGCGCGCTCGATCGGGCCAAAGCGGTCAGTAGCCCCACTAGTCGGGATAGCGACCGAATAAATTTGGATTTCGGCCAAGAGAAGCTGCAGGCGCTGCGCCGCCTTGAACGCTTCACCCGCGCCGTCGAGAAACGTATGAAGCCGGATGCTGATTTCGACGCCCTCATGAAGCACGAGCATGTCATTTCAGCTTCGCTTGATGGTCGCACCGTCTTCGATGATTCCCCCGCGCGAAACTATTTCGTGGGAAAGAAGCGGCAACCTACGCTTTTCTGA
- a CDS encoding fibronectin type III domain-containing protein: MKFAKLFAALGGCLLLVTLLVLPQVMEAARARWAAQPVQGQGKNVSVVASEHNDTSPPLREMPQHPVKFKEKKEANKNPKVIPHRHVDRSDPVVQTSESGPSAPTVGMPGTSLNFDGVPFPGVACNCAPPDTNGEVGATQYVQIVNEGYQVFNKTTGASMLGPSGISTVWSGFGGVCEFNGSGDPVVLYDQLANRWVITQFAGVSIPTNECVAVSTTSDATGSYHRYSFNLGTNFFDYPKLSVWPDAYYMSMNVFNSSATAYLGPQPFAFDRAKMLAGLPATFITTGITGGSSEETYLPADLDGSNLPPPGAPATFVQWPGTGSYRLFHFHVDFVTPANSSFTLFASPPAAGFSMLCATTRNCVPQAGTTTRLDAIGDRLMFRLAYRNFGTHEAVVGNYTVASGGAAGVRWFELRNVTAGPVTVAQESTYQPDTTWRWMGSAAMDQQGNLALGYSASSASINPQIRYAGRLATDPVNTLAQGETLMFAGTGSQVSTGSRWGDYSAMTIDPVDDCTFWYTQEYYSTTSQFNWRTRIGSFKFPGCGGAPTPTPTPTVTPTPPPTPTPTPTPTPVPAAPTNLTATPVSATQVNLAWTDNSNNEQGFSIERCTGQNCTNFAQIAQVGANVTSFPNTGLAANTRYRYRVRAFNGSGNSAYSNIANARTPKR; the protein is encoded by the coding sequence ATGAAATTCGCCAAACTGTTTGCCGCACTGGGCGGCTGTTTATTGCTTGTCACTCTTTTGGTTTTGCCACAGGTGATGGAAGCCGCACGCGCTCGCTGGGCGGCACAGCCAGTACAAGGCCAGGGCAAGAATGTGAGCGTAGTTGCTTCAGAACACAATGACACGTCGCCGCCGCTGCGCGAGATGCCGCAGCATCCGGTAAAGTTCAAGGAGAAGAAGGAAGCCAACAAGAATCCGAAGGTCATCCCGCACCGGCACGTCGACCGCTCGGATCCCGTCGTCCAAACCTCCGAATCCGGTCCGAGTGCGCCGACGGTTGGAATGCCCGGAACGTCGCTCAACTTCGATGGCGTCCCGTTTCCAGGCGTCGCTTGCAACTGCGCGCCGCCCGATACGAACGGCGAAGTGGGCGCAACTCAGTATGTGCAGATCGTCAACGAGGGTTACCAGGTCTTCAACAAGACGACCGGAGCGTCGATGTTAGGGCCGTCAGGTATTTCGACGGTCTGGAGCGGCTTCGGCGGCGTTTGCGAATTCAACGGCAGCGGCGATCCGGTAGTGCTTTATGATCAACTCGCGAATCGCTGGGTCATCACTCAGTTTGCCGGCGTGAGCATTCCCACTAACGAGTGCGTTGCGGTCTCAACCACCAGCGACGCAACGGGTTCGTATCACCGATACTCCTTTAACCTAGGCACGAACTTTTTTGATTATCCGAAGCTCAGCGTGTGGCCCGATGCCTACTACATGAGCATGAACGTGTTTAACTCTTCTGCGACGGCGTACCTCGGCCCTCAGCCATTCGCGTTTGATCGCGCGAAGATGCTTGCCGGATTACCGGCAACGTTCATCACTACCGGAATCACCGGCGGTTCGTCTGAAGAAACTTATCTGCCGGCGGATCTCGACGGTTCGAACCTCCCGCCGCCGGGCGCGCCCGCGACTTTCGTTCAATGGCCCGGCACTGGGTCTTATCGTTTGTTCCATTTCCATGTGGACTTTGTGACGCCGGCGAACTCGAGCTTTACGCTGTTCGCGAGCCCGCCCGCGGCCGGCTTCTCAATGTTATGTGCCACGACCCGGAACTGCGTTCCGCAAGCCGGCACGACAACGCGCTTGGACGCCATCGGCGATCGGTTGATGTTCAGACTGGCGTATCGAAACTTCGGTACGCATGAAGCAGTCGTCGGGAATTACACCGTCGCCTCAGGCGGGGCTGCCGGCGTGCGGTGGTTTGAATTGCGAAACGTCACCGCCGGACCGGTCACGGTTGCGCAGGAGAGCACCTATCAACCCGATACTACCTGGCGTTGGATGGGTAGCGCGGCGATGGACCAGCAAGGCAACCTGGCGCTCGGTTACAGCGCTTCGAGCGCATCGATCAATCCGCAAATTCGTTACGCGGGCCGGCTCGCGACGGATCCGGTGAACACCCTGGCGCAAGGCGAGACGCTTATGTTCGCCGGCACCGGCAGCCAGGTAAGCACAGGTAGCCGATGGGGTGACTATAGCGCGATGACGATCGATCCGGTTGACGACTGTACCTTCTGGTACACGCAGGAGTACTACTCGACAACCAGCCAATTCAATTGGCGCACGCGCATCGGATCGTTCAAGTTCCCGGGCTGTGGTGGCGCACCAACTCCGACGCCAACACCAACGGTGACGCCCACTCCACCACCGACGCCGACTCCAACGCCGACACCTACACCGGTGCCGGCGGCGCCGACTAACCTGACGGCAACGCCGGTCTCGGCCACCCAAGTCAATCTGGCGTGGACCGACAATTCGAACAACGAACAGGGCTTCAGCATCGAGCGTTGCACCGGCCAAAACTGCACGAATTTTGCGCAGATTGCTCAGGTCGGGGCGAATGTCACGAGTTTCCCGAATACAGGGTTGGCCGCGAACACGCGCTATCGCTATCGCGTGCGCGCATTCAACGGAAGCGGCAACTCAGCGTATTCGAATATCGCAAACGCGAGAACTCCGAAGCGTTAG
- a CDS encoding DNA-formamidopyrimidine glycosylase family protein, producing MPELPDITIYLEALEKRIFHGRLQRVQLASPFLLRTAAPPISAVEGKEVVALQRLGKRICVGFEGSLWMVLHLMIAGRLHWKEFVTTGRVSEREKKSPLKFPKNTLAIFHFENGQLSLTEAGTQRRASLHIVQGEEGLRGLDPGGIELFRKKPGDKGGGGHFIDLANFARVLKSENHTLKRALTDPRLFSGVGNAYSDEILWHARLSPVKLTQKLTEEEITRLHNATRDTLMEWIERLRQETGERFPEKVTAFRKEMATHGRYREPCPRCGTKIQRIRYASNETNYCPGCQTGGRLLADRALSRLLREDWPKRAEDMN from the coding sequence GTGCCTGAACTCCCCGACATCACGATCTACCTTGAGGCCCTGGAAAAGCGGATTTTCCATGGCCGTCTCCAGCGGGTCCAGTTAGCATCACCGTTCCTGTTGCGAACTGCCGCGCCACCGATCTCGGCTGTGGAAGGAAAGGAAGTCGTTGCGTTACAACGGTTAGGCAAGCGAATCTGCGTGGGATTTGAAGGTAGTCTTTGGATGGTCCTGCACTTGATGATTGCCGGGCGGTTGCACTGGAAAGAGTTTGTCACAACCGGTCGCGTAAGCGAGCGGGAGAAGAAGTCGCCGCTGAAATTCCCTAAAAACACGCTGGCCATCTTTCACTTCGAAAACGGCCAGCTTTCATTGACTGAGGCCGGGACCCAACGCCGAGCTTCGCTTCACATCGTGCAGGGCGAGGAAGGTTTGCGCGGACTCGACCCCGGTGGCATTGAGCTGTTCCGTAAGAAGCCCGGCGATAAGGGAGGGGGCGGCCACTTTATCGATCTCGCAAACTTCGCCCGCGTTCTTAAATCGGAAAACCACACGCTGAAACGTGCGCTGACCGACCCGCGACTCTTTAGTGGCGTTGGCAACGCATATTCTGACGAGATTCTTTGGCACGCGCGGCTTTCGCCGGTGAAGCTGACGCAGAAACTTACTGAAGAAGAAATCACGCGGCTTCACAACGCCACGCGTGACACGCTGATGGAATGGATTGAGCGGTTGCGTCAAGAAACCGGCGAACGGTTCCCGGAAAAAGTCACTGCGTTTCGAAAAGAAATGGCGACGCACGGCCGTTACCGCGAGCCGTGCCCACGCTGCGGCACGAAGATCCAGCGAATTCGCTACGCGTCTAACGAGACGAATTACTGTCCGGGTTGTCAGACAGGCGGCCGGTTACTGGCGGATCGCGCACTTTCGCGCTTGCTGCGCGAAGACTGGCCGAAGCGAGCCGAAGACATGAACTAG
- a CDS encoding OmpA family protein, which translates to MNIYKLRKLRAVPFFFAAALLLSTVSVSFAQTSNAQGPAQIYRSVPNGAKMKFQGVVIERNADTFTIRDRSRADYQVLITDETSIKTNGGFLRSGKKYPVTDILRGLIVEVEGRGDAQGQLVADKIRFRESDMRAAITSETRVGPVEENQQKIAGQIDELHAIAQEARAEVAKVNDRVTSLDEVDEQASVAVTFKVNSAILSLEAKRQLDEFAAKALAARGYMIEVAGHTDSTGGEAKNIRLSRARADAVVDYLAINHKIPARRFITPLGYGKNEAVADNTTASGRAQNRRVEVKMLINRGLNTASTNQP; encoded by the coding sequence ATGAATATTTACAAACTGAGAAAACTACGCGCAGTCCCTTTCTTTTTCGCAGCCGCCCTCTTGCTGAGCACGGTATCAGTGAGTTTCGCCCAAACGTCGAACGCCCAAGGCCCGGCACAGATTTACCGATCAGTGCCGAACGGCGCAAAGATGAAATTCCAGGGCGTGGTGATTGAACGTAACGCCGACACTTTCACCATTCGCGATCGATCGCGCGCCGACTATCAAGTGCTGATCACCGATGAAACGAGCATCAAAACGAATGGCGGGTTTCTCCGCAGCGGCAAAAAGTATCCGGTTACCGACATCCTGCGCGGTTTGATTGTCGAGGTCGAAGGACGTGGCGACGCGCAGGGTCAACTGGTCGCCGACAAGATCAGGTTCCGCGAATCTGACATGCGCGCGGCGATTACTTCCGAAACGCGCGTGGGCCCCGTTGAAGAGAACCAGCAGAAAATCGCCGGACAGATCGACGAACTGCACGCCATCGCCCAGGAAGCACGAGCAGAGGTCGCCAAGGTGAACGATCGGGTCACCTCACTCGATGAAGTTGATGAACAGGCAAGCGTCGCCGTTACTTTTAAAGTGAACAGCGCAATCCTCTCGCTGGAGGCCAAGCGTCAGCTTGATGAGTTTGCCGCAAAAGCTTTGGCGGCGAGGGGCTATATGATCGAAGTTGCCGGACATACCGACTCAACCGGCGGCGAAGCGAAAAACATTCGTCTGAGTCGCGCGCGAGCCGACGCGGTCGTCGATTATCTGGCGATTAATCACAAGATTCCGGCGCGACGTTTCATTACGCCGCTCGGGTACGGCAAGAACGAAGCGGTTGCTGACAACACGACCGCCTCTGGGCGCGCGCAAAACCGTCGCGTCGAAGTAAAAATGCTTATTAACCGCGGGCTTAACACCGCCTCGACAAATCAACCCTAG